In Zingiber officinale cultivar Zhangliang chromosome 11B, Zo_v1.1, whole genome shotgun sequence, a single window of DNA contains:
- the LOC122034581 gene encoding ATP synthase subunit a, chloroplastic, translating to MNVIPCSIKTLKGLYDISGVEVGQHLYWQIGGLQIHAQVLITSWVVIAILLGSVIIAVRNPQTIPTNGQNFFEYILEFIRDLSKTQIGEEYGPWVPFIGTMFLFIFVSNWSGALLPWKIIQLPHGELAAPTNDINTTVALALLTSVAYFYAGLSKKGLGYFGKYIQPTPILLPINILEDFTKPLSLSFRLFGNILADELVVVVLVSLVPSVVPIPVMFLGLFTSGIQALIFATLAAAYIGESMEGHH from the coding sequence ATGAATGTTATACCATGTTCCATTAAAACACTCAAAGGGTTATACGATATATCGGGTGTAGAGGTAGGCCAACATTTATATTGGCAAATAGGAGGTTTACAAATCCATGCCCAAGTACTTATCACTTCTTGGGTAGTAATTGCTATCTTATTAGGTTCAGTCATTATAGCTGTTCGGAATCCACAAACCATTCCGACCAACGGTCAGAATTTCTTTGAATATATCCTTGAATTTATTCGAGACTTAAGCAAAACCCAGATTGGAGAAGAATATGGCCCTTGGGTTCCCTTTATTGGAACTATGTTcctctttatttttgtttctaaCTGGTCAGGTGCTCTTTTACCTTGGAAAATTATACAGTTACCTCATGGAGAATTAGCTGCACCCACGAATGATATAAATACTACTGTTGCTTTAGCTTTACTCACGTCCGTCGCATATTTTTATGCGGGTCTTAGCAAAAAAGGATTGGGTTATTTTGGGAAATACATTCAACCAACCCCCATCCTTTTACCAATTAACATCCTAGAAGATTTCACAAAACCTTTATCTCTTAGTTTTCGACTTTTCGGAAATATATTAGCCGATGAATTAGTAGTTGTTGTTCTTGTTTCTTTAGTCCCTTCAGTAGTTCCTATACCTGTCATGTTTCTTGGATTATTTACAAGTGGTATTCAAGCTCTTATTTTTGCAACCTTAGCCGCGGCTTATATAGGTGAATCCATGGAAGGTCATCATTAA
- the LOC122034582 gene encoding 30S ribosomal protein S2, chloroplastic — protein MTRRYWNINLEEMMEAGVHFGHGTKKWNPRMAPYISAKRKGIHITNLTGTARFLSEASDLVFDAASKGRTFLIVGTKNKAADSVASAAIRARCHYVNKKWLGGMLTNWSTTETRLQKIRDLRAEQKMGKLNRLPKRDAAILKRKLFTLQTYLGGIKYMTRLPDIVIIVDQQEEYTALRECVILGIPTICLIDTNCDPDLADISIPSNDDAIASIRLVLNKLVSAICEGRSSYIRNP, from the coding sequence ATGACAAGAAGATATTGGAACATTAATTTAGAAGAGATGATGGAGGCCGGAGTTCATTTTGGTCATGGTACTAAGAAATGGAATCCTAGAATGGCCCCTTACATCTCTGCAAAGCGTAAAGGTATTCATATTACAAATCTCACTGGAACTGCTCGTTTTTTATCAGAAGCCTCTGATTTAGTTTTTGATGCGGCAAGTAAGGGAAGAACCTTCTTAATTGTTGGTACCAAAAATAAAGCAGCAGATTCAGTAGCATCGGCTGCAATAAGAGCCCGGTGTCATTATGTTAATAAAAAATGGCTTGGTGGTATGTTAACAAATTGGTCTACTACGGAAACGAGACTTCAAAAGATCAGGGATTTAAGAGCAGAACAAAAGATGGGTAAACTCAACCGTCTTCCCAAAAGAGATGCGGCAATattgaagagaaaattatttaccTTGCAAACATATCTCGGCGGTATCAAATATATGACGAGGTTGCCTGATATTGTGATCATCGTTGATCAGCAAGAAGAATATACGGCTCTTCGAGAGTGTGTAATTTTGGGTATTCCGACGATTTGTTTAATCGATACAAATTGTGACCCGGATCTCGCAGATATTTCGATTCCATCCAACGATGATGCTATAGCTTCAATCCGATTGGTTCTTAACAAATTAGTATCCGCAATTTGTGAGGGCCGCTCTAGCTATATAAGAAATCCTTGA